One Capricornis sumatraensis isolate serow.1 chromosome 8, serow.2, whole genome shotgun sequence genomic region harbors:
- the FOXRED1 gene encoding FAD-dependent oxidoreductase domain-containing protein 1 isoform X6 has translation MLRRALRLRLGPCLSGRGLGTYRGGSTLDWDGKVSKIKKKFQSIFPGGAWSPLYDTSHLPPERSDVVIVGGGVLGLSVAYWLKRLEKQQGAIQVLVVERDHTYARASTVLSVGGIRQQFSLPENVQLSLFSAEFLRNINEYLAVVDDPPLDLQFNPSGYLLLASEEGAAIMERNVKMQRQEGAKVCLMSPEQLQKKFPWINTEGVALASYGLENEGWFDPWCLLQGLRRKLQSMGVLFCQGEVTRFISSSSHMETASGEQVTLKRIHEVHVKMDHSQEFQPVECAIVVNAAGAWSGQIAELAGVGTGPPGTMQGTKLPVEPRKRYVYLWHCPQGPGLEAPLVADPSGAYFRREGLGNSYLGSCSPTEEEEPDPGNLEVDYDFFQEKVRSAWAGYYDYNTFDQNGVVGPHPLVINMYFATGFSGHGLQQAPAVGRAVAEMMLEGHFQTINLSPFLFGRFYFGEKAQEHCIL, from the exons ATGCTTCGGAGGGCGCTGCGGCTCCGCCTGGGCCCGTGCCTCTCCGGACGGGGGCTAGGCACATACAGAGGAGGCTCTACTCTGG ACTGGGATGGAAAGGTGTCGAAGATCAAGAAGAAGTTCCAGTCCATCTTCCCTGGCGGGGCTTGGAGCCCACTGTATGACACCAGCCACCTGCCCCCCGAACGCTCAGATGTGGTaattgttgggggtggggtgcttgGCCTGTCTGTGGCCTACTGGCTGAAGAGGTTGGAGAAGCAGCAAGGTGCCATTCAGGTGCTGGTCGTGGAGCGGGACCACACG TATGCCCGGGCCTCCACCGTGCTCTCCGTGGGCGGGATTCGCCAGCAGTTCTCATTGCCTGAGAACGTCCAGCTCTCCCTCTTTTCGGCCGAATTTCTACGGAACATCAAT GAGTACCTGGCGGTGGTCGATGACCCTCCCCTAGACCTCCAGTTCAACCCCTCTGGTTACCTCCTTCTGGCTTCTGAGGAAGGGGCTGCGATCATGGAACGCAACGTGAAAATGCAGAG GCAGGAAGGAGCCAAAGTCTGTCTGATGTCTCCGGAGCAGCTTCAGAAAAAGTTTCCCTGGATCAACACAGAGGGAGTGGCTTTGGCATCATATG GGCTGGAGAACGAGGgttggtttgacccctggtgtCTGCTCCAGGGGCTTCGGCgaaagttacagtccatgggggtccttTTCTGCCAAGGAGAGGTGACGC GTTTCATCTCTTCATCCAGCCACATGGAGACTGCCAGCGGGGAGCAGGTGACTTTGAAAAGGATTCATGAGGTCCAT gtgAAGATGGATCACAGCCAGGAGTTCCAGCCCGTGGAGTGTGCCATAGTGGTCAATGCAGCGGGGGCCTGGTCTGGGCAAATCGCAGAGCTGGCTGGTGTTGGGACTGGGCCGCCGGGCACCATGCAGGGCACCAAGCTGCCTGTGGAGCCGAGGAAAAG GTATGTGTACCTGTGGCACTGCCCCCAGGGACCAGGCCTGGAGGCACCGCTCGTCGCAGACCCCAGTGGAGCCTATTTCCGCCGGGAAGGATTAGGCAACAGCTACCTGGGCAGCTGTAGCCCCACAGAG GAGGAGGAACCAGACCCAGGGAACCTGGAAGTGGACTACGACTTCTTCCAGGAGAAG GTCCGGAGTGCCTGGGCTGGCTATTATGACTACAACACCTTTGACCAGAACGGCGTGGTGGGCCCCCACCCTCTTGTCATCAACATGTACTTTGCGACGGGCTTTAGTGGCCATGGGCTCCAGCAGGCCCCTGCCGTGGGGCGGGCTGTGGCCGAGATGATGCTGGAGGGCCACTTTCAGACCATCAACCTGAGCCCCTTCCTCTTCGGCCGCTTTTACTTTGGAGAGAAGGCCCAGGAGCACTGTATCCTCTGA
- the FOXRED1 gene encoding FAD-dependent oxidoreductase domain-containing protein 1 isoform X8 encodes MLRRALRLRLGPCLSGRGLGTYRGGSTLDWDGKVSKIKKKFQSIFPGGAWSPLYDTSHLPPERSDVVIVGGGVLGLSVAYWLKRLEKQQGAIQVLVVERDHTYARASTVLSVGGIRQQFSLPENVQLSLFSAEFLRNINEYLAVVDDPPLDLQFNPSGYLLLASEEGAAIMERNVKMQRQEGAKVCLMSPEQLQKKFPWINTEGVALASYGFISSSSHMETASGEQVTLKRIHEVHVKMDHSQEFQPVECAIVVNAAGAWSGQIAELAGVGTGPPGTMQGTKLPVEPRKRYVYLWHCPQGPGLEAPLVADPSGAYFRREGLGNSYLGSCSPTEEEEPDPGNLEVDYDFFQEKVWPRLAQRVPAFETLKVRSAWAGYYDYNTFDQNGVVGPHPLVINMYFATGFSGHGLQQAPAVGRAVAEMMLEGHFQTINLSPFLFGRFYFGEKAQEHCIL; translated from the exons ATGCTTCGGAGGGCGCTGCGGCTCCGCCTGGGCCCGTGCCTCTCCGGACGGGGGCTAGGCACATACAGAGGAGGCTCTACTCTGG ACTGGGATGGAAAGGTGTCGAAGATCAAGAAGAAGTTCCAGTCCATCTTCCCTGGCGGGGCTTGGAGCCCACTGTATGACACCAGCCACCTGCCCCCCGAACGCTCAGATGTGGTaattgttgggggtggggtgcttgGCCTGTCTGTGGCCTACTGGCTGAAGAGGTTGGAGAAGCAGCAAGGTGCCATTCAGGTGCTGGTCGTGGAGCGGGACCACACG TATGCCCGGGCCTCCACCGTGCTCTCCGTGGGCGGGATTCGCCAGCAGTTCTCATTGCCTGAGAACGTCCAGCTCTCCCTCTTTTCGGCCGAATTTCTACGGAACATCAAT GAGTACCTGGCGGTGGTCGATGACCCTCCCCTAGACCTCCAGTTCAACCCCTCTGGTTACCTCCTTCTGGCTTCTGAGGAAGGGGCTGCGATCATGGAACGCAACGTGAAAATGCAGAG GCAGGAAGGAGCCAAAGTCTGTCTGATGTCTCCGGAGCAGCTTCAGAAAAAGTTTCCCTGGATCAACACAGAGGGAGTGGCTTTGGCATCATATG GTTTCATCTCTTCATCCAGCCACATGGAGACTGCCAGCGGGGAGCAGGTGACTTTGAAAAGGATTCATGAGGTCCAT gtgAAGATGGATCACAGCCAGGAGTTCCAGCCCGTGGAGTGTGCCATAGTGGTCAATGCAGCGGGGGCCTGGTCTGGGCAAATCGCAGAGCTGGCTGGTGTTGGGACTGGGCCGCCGGGCACCATGCAGGGCACCAAGCTGCCTGTGGAGCCGAGGAAAAG GTATGTGTACCTGTGGCACTGCCCCCAGGGACCAGGCCTGGAGGCACCGCTCGTCGCAGACCCCAGTGGAGCCTATTTCCGCCGGGAAGGATTAGGCAACAGCTACCTGGGCAGCTGTAGCCCCACAGAG GAGGAGGAACCAGACCCAGGGAACCTGGAAGTGGACTACGACTTCTTCCAGGAGAAGGTGTGGCCCCGTTTGGCCCAGAGGGTACCAGCCTTTGAGACTCTAAAG GTCCGGAGTGCCTGGGCTGGCTATTATGACTACAACACCTTTGACCAGAACGGCGTGGTGGGCCCCCACCCTCTTGTCATCAACATGTACTTTGCGACGGGCTTTAGTGGCCATGGGCTCCAGCAGGCCCCTGCCGTGGGGCGGGCTGTGGCCGAGATGATGCTGGAGGGCCACTTTCAGACCATCAACCTGAGCCCCTTCCTCTTCGGCCGCTTTTACTTTGGAGAGAAGGCCCAGGAGCACTGTATCCTCTGA